One Ctenopharyngodon idella isolate HZGC_01 chromosome 9, HZGC01, whole genome shotgun sequence DNA window includes the following coding sequences:
- the si:ch211-269e2.1 gene encoding cohesin subunit SA-2, whose amino-acid sequence MIAEPTLLSRSVQKENSVVDVSSCASLHHVSSERNENRQKTVRGKRKARECSENAKRKHSKSSNGSLGRAENEQLKNGDVEAVTLFEVVSMGRSAMQAVVDDWIDAYTVDRDTALLDLISFFIQCSGCKGMVTAEMFQSKQGTDVMSKMVEDLDEDTGLQYKKFLAFPWILTVTWPLDMDSGEYPLIMSGLYWKRFRSHFCEFVSVLVAQCQNSVIFDGYLLNTLISLLTELSDSRVRAFRHTCTLAAVKLLSALVNVALNLSVSVDNSQRLYEVELAKVASKRAAQRLDRIQRKISELQDRKFEIENMMDAIFKGVFLKRYRDVIPEIRAICMEELMVWMKLYSSVFLNDSYLKYVGWMMHDKQPDVRLKCVLGLQGLYQDQSSSKMDLFTIRFKERMISMTLDKDHEVAIQAVRLLMVISQSCEDVLSPDDHKNIFQFVYCSHRPLAITAGEFLYNRLLSNPELSRPREGASDQDRHRELVLARVQALIHFHTESELHQHVLYLVDSLWDSAGALLKDWSGLTSLLLPHMSCQEQALSSAEEAFVIELMLASVRQAAEGPPLSGRGAGKKVINTKEKKLQTDVCAKLTEHFIKVLPELLSKYSEDAEKLTSFLRIPQFFQTDSCDLENSQYVQALLAELEAVVDRHTDTGLLEMAARSYQSLCAQDSPWHPLARPTFDRLIQHWTNTLETWLGESLSSGCFTANEDNTLEILSTLKKLTAFSLAQDLSKWSLYELGTKLLEAEIKHGGLPMEVTIEALRCMCSCILWKLNTFGEGVTSRESALQQRNQLRAFCEKCHRCLSHAEQLVREQAFMCLSDVLIAHNYQLQMWDSSAGTPLLYTPDPKLQKALLSFVLEHVFTSPELDTHSSKVSESECGEGRLEDLHRRRNLLAAYCKLIVHSVLEMSMAAEVFKQYVKYYNDFGDIIKETLNRTRQMDKIESARTLVQCLQQLYLRLKQEQDRGNTCSSRVQTYSSIKELARRFSLTFGWDQIKSRESLAMIHRDGIEFVFKGFVQQSEKHSPPYISYLTILSEFSGKLLKPDKKTIYSYLQKFAGEQVINNREESWMPLIYYRASLMGTAEGEDATSFISSDTNKQPSLSNRSRSPSMKQVNSEGDQRFISPSTESKANKLLKSSEDSKVQPTPLSREQRTSSLVSDNGPRNNDEVDVDTVEIDV is encoded by the exons ATGATAGCAGAGCCAACTTTACTGTCCAGATCGGTGCAAAA AGAGAACTCAGTAGTCGACGTCTCTTCCTGTGCATCGTTGCATCACGTCTCAAGTGagagaaatgaaaacagacagAAGACTGTG AGAGGAAAGAGGAAAGCGCGGGAATGCTCTGAAAATGCCAAGCGAAAGCATTCAAAGAGCAGTAATGGCAGCCTGGGCAGAGCAGAGAATGAACAGCTCAAAAATGGAGATGTGGAAGCCGTCACCCTGTTTGAGGTGGTCAGCATGGGCAGGAGCGCCATGCAG GCTGTGGTGGATGACTGGATTGATGCGTATACCGTCGACAGAGACACAGCACTGCTCGATCTCATCAGCTTCTTTATTCAATGTTCAGGATGCAAAG GGATGGTCACAGCAGAGATGTTTCAGAGCAAACAGGGTACTGATGTCATGAGTAAAATGGTGGAAGATCTGGATGAG gaCACAGGTTTACAATATAAGAAGTTCCTTGCATTTCCGTGGATTTTAACTGTCACATGGCCTCTTGACATG GACAGTGGTGAGTATCCCCTCATCATGTCCGGCCTGTACTGGAAGAGGTTTCGTTCACACTTCTGTGAGTTTGTATCGGTGCTAGTGGCCCAGTGTCAGAACTCTGTAATCTTTGATGGCTACCTCTTGAACACACTCATTTCACTGCTGACAGAGCTCTCAGATTCCAGAGTTCGCGCTTTCAGGCACACCTGTACGCTAGCAG CAGTGAAGCTGCTTAGCGCTTTGGTGAATGTGGCTCTCAACCTCAGTGTCAGTGTCGATAACAGTCAGCGGCTGTACGAGGTCGAGCTGGCTAAGGTGGCCAGCAAACGGGCTGCTCAGAGGCTGGACAGGATCCAGAGAAAGATCAGTGAG TTACAGGACAGGAAATTTGAAATTGAGAACATGATGGATGCCATTTTCAAAGGAGTCTTCCTGAAGAGATACAG AGACGTGATTCCTGAAATCAGGGCCATCTGTATGGAGGAACTGATGGTATGGATGAAGCTGTATAGTTCAGTGTTTCTGAACGACAGCTACCTGAAGTATGTGGGATGGATGATGCATGACAAG CAACCTGATGTGCGTCTGAAATGTGTGCTGGGTCTACAGGGACTTTATCAGGACCAAAGTAGTTCCAAAATGGACCTTTTCACGATACGGTTTAAG GAGAGGATGATCTCTATGACGCTGGATAAAGACCATGAAGTGGCCATACAGGCCGTGAGATTGCTCATGGTCATCTCCCA ATCCTGTGAGGATGTTCTGAGTCCTGATGACCACAAGAACATCTTCCAGTTTGTGTACTGCTCTCACAGACCTCTAGCTATCACTGCGGGTGAATTCCTCTACAATAG GCTGCTAAGTAACCCTGAATTATCAAGGCCCAGAGAAGGAGCCTCCGATCAGGATAGACACAGAGAGTTAGTCTTAGCCAGAGTCCAAGCCCTCATCCACTTCCACACTGAGAGCGAG CTGCACCAGCATGTGCTGTACCTCGTGGATAGTCTGTGGGACAGTGCAGGAGCTCTGCTGAAGGACTGGTCCGGTCTTACCTCACTGCTCTTACCTCACATGTCCTGTCAGGAACAAG CTCTGAGCAGTGCTGAGGAGGCCTTTGTGATTGAGCTCATGTTGGCGTCAGTGAGGCAGGCTGCAGAGGGTCCACCTTTGTCAGGGAGAGGAGCAGGTAAAAAG gTGATAAATACTAAAGAGAAAAAGTTACAAACCGATGTCTGCGCTAAACTCACTGAACACTTCATTAAAGTGCTACCTGAGCTGTTATCTAAG TACTCAGAGGATGCTGAAAAACTGACCTCTTTCCTAAGAATACCTCAGTTTTTCCAAACGGACTCCTGTGATCTTGAAAACTCACAG TATGTGCAGGCGTTGCTGGCTGAGTTGGAGGCTGTGGtggacagacacacagacacggGGCTTCTGGAGATGGCTGCTCGTTCTTACCAGAGCCTCTGTGCTCAGGATTCGCCATGGCACCCCCTGGCCCGACCCACCTTTGACCGGCTCATCCAGCACTGGACAAACACACTGGAAACATGGTTAGGAGAATCACTAAGT AGCGGTTGTTTCACTGCAAACGAGGACAACACTTTGGAAATTCTGTCCACACTGAAGAAACTTACTGCGTTCAGCCT TGCTCAGGATCTGTCTAAATGGAGCCTTTATGAGCTAGGGACCAAACTCCTGGAGGCAGAGATAAAACATGGTGGTCTTCCGATGGAG GTGACAATTGAGGCTCTGCGCTGTATGTGTAGCTGCATTCTGTGGAAGCTCAACACCTTTGGAGAAGGTGTGACCTCCAGG GAGTCCGCCCTCCAGCAGAGAAACCAGCTACGTGCGTTCTGTGAGAAATGTCACCGCTGTCTCTCTCACGCAGAGCAGCTTGTACGAGAGCAA GCCTTCATGTGTCTGAGTGACGTTCTCATAGCTCATAATTACCAGCTTCAGATGTGGGATTCGTCTGCAGGCACTCCATTGCTGTACACCCCTGATCCCAAACTCCAGAAAGCTCTCCTTTCCTTCGTCCTGGAGCATGTCTTCACCAGCCCTGAGCTGGATACCCACAGCAGTAAAG TCAGTGAGAGTGAGTGTGGAGAGGGACGGCTGGAAGACTTGCATCGGCGGAGAAATCTTCTGGCAGCATACTGCAAGCTGATAGTGCACAGTGTGCTAGAGATGAGCATGGCTGCTGAGGTTTTCAAGCAGTATGTGAAG TACTACAATGACTTCGGCGACATCATCAAAGAGACCCTGAACAGGACACGGCAGATGGACAAGATCGAAAGCGCGCGCACACTGGTGCAGTGCCTTCAGCAG cTGTATCTGAGGCTGAAACAGGAGCAGGACAGAGGAAACACATGCAGCTCCCGGGTTCAGACCTACAGCAGCATCAAGGAGCTGGCCAGACGCTTCTCGCTCACTTTCGGATGGGACCAGATCAAATCCCGTGAATCCCTGGCCATGATCCACAG GGACGGCATTGAGTTTGTTTTCAAAGGATTCGTTCAGCAGTCTGAGAAACATTCTCCACCGTACATCTCATACCTCACCATCCTCAGCGAATTCTCTGGCAAACTGCTCAAACCGGACAAGAAGACTAT CTACAGTTATTTGCAGAAGTTTGCTGGTGAGCAGGTCATCAACAACAGAGAGGAGAGCTGGATGCCGCTGATCTACTACAGAGCATCTCTGATGGGCACAGCTGAGGGAGAAGATGCCACCTCCTTCATCAGCTCTGACACCAACAAACAGCCCTCCCTCAGCAACCGCTCCAGATCACCCTCCATGAAACAAGTCAACTCTGAAG GGGACCAAAGGTTTATTTCACCCTCTACAGAATCAAAAGCAAACAAGCTTTTGAAAAG TTCTGAAGACTCAAAGGTCCAACCAACCCCACTGAGCAGAGAGCAGCGGACCAGCAGTCTCGTGTCTGATAACGGTCCAAGGAACAATGATGAGGTGGATGTTGACACTGTAGAAATTGATGTCTAA
- the si:ch211-218d20.15 gene encoding uncharacterized protein si:ch211-218d20.15 produces MAAVSLTDPLCKPCSYRSHFKVELCVRKPLMPIHLSSDQVALEMLCLCSQLDLLIRAQVHQFQEQIKLDTSPEESESFKRQGAEIIYQMNQCLEHSSEYSVLQLEEYLDVIGLSAVFPRVEVYMIHGSPIDMLEKSPSDAYFPFIGRLNQLLVLSQQVNEDVKHLGSHKYIAHQLSAIYQVLNSFKDSFPLSIIRKDIEANFKQLKMSLSKEDGSKLDPQLPAHQVSWVSELTQNMISTVLSLSEELTKELNPLKESVSNVS; encoded by the exons ATGGCAGCTGTGAGTCTGACAGATCCGCTTTGCAAACCTTGTTCTTACCGTTCACATTTCAAAG TTGAGTTGTGCGTGAGGAAGCCCTTGATGCCCATTCACCTGAGCAGTGATCAAGTGGCACTGGAGATGCTGTGTCTCTGCAGCCAGCTGGATCTATTGATCAGAGCTCAGGTCCATCAG TTTCAGGAGCAGATTAAACTGGACACTAGTCCTGAGGAGTCTGAAAGTTTTAAGAGACAAG GGGCTGAGATAATATATCAGATGAACCAGTGCCTTGAACATTCGTCGGAATATTCGGTGCTTCAGCTTGAG GAATATTTGGATGTTATAGGACTATCTGCTGTATTCCCTCGAGTGGAAGTTTATATGATACACGGCAGCCCTATTGACATGCTGGAAAAATCGCCTTCAGATG CTTATTTTCCTTTTATTGGGAGGCTGAACCAGCTGCTGGTGCTTAGTCAGCAGGTAAATGAAGATGTGAAGCATCTGGGCAGTCATAAGTACATTGCACATCAGCTATCAGCAATTTAT CAAGTGCTAAATTCTTTTAAAGACAGCTTTCCATTATCCATCATAAGAAAGGATATTGAGGCCAATTTCAAACAGTTAAAGATGTCTCTTTCGAAAGAGGATGGGTCCAAGCTGGATCCTCAGTTGCCAGCACATCAAGTGAGCTG GGTGTCAGAGTTAACACAAAATATGATATCTACGGTACTGTCACTCTCAGAAGAGCTCACCAAAGAGTTAAATCCCCTCAAGGAATCGGTCTCTAACGTCTCCTAA